Part of the Vicinamibacteria bacterium genome is shown below.
CGCGAGCCCGTAGGGAGGCGACCGCCGCCCTAGGGTTCCCCGGCGCCCGTGGCGAAGCAAGGGAGGACCGGAGACGGCGCGCACCGGCCACGTGAGGGTGTGACATGAAATACATGATGTTGACGTGCTCCCGCGAGGCGCCGAAAGGGCCTTCGCCAAGGTTGGAGGACCAAGAATCATGAGAACAACCCTGTTGCTTCGCGTGGCCTCCGTTACCTCCCTGCTCTTCGCGGCGGGACACACCCTGGGAGGCACGCAAGAGTGGTCGCCGATGGGGGAGACGGACGTGCTCCAGGCCATGAGGACGCATCGCTTCGACGTCATGGGTTTGAGCCGGACGTATCTGGACTTCTACCGGGGGTTCGGCTACACCCTGACCGTGACCCTCCTCCTCCAGGCGGTCCTGCTCTGGCAGCTCGCGTCCCTCGCCAGGACCGAGCCGAGGCGGGCCAGCCCGATGATCGCGTCCTTCGTCCTGGCGTCCCTCGCGAGCACGGTGATAGCCTGGGCCATCATCCTGCCCGTGCCGGCCTACTTTGCTGCCTTCCTCACGGCTTGCCTGGCCGCCGCCCTCCTCACCTCCTGGCGCGGGCGGTGAGGAGGCCGTGACCATGACGCGGACCCGGAAGAGTGCGCGCGAGGCCGCGGCATCCCTTGTCCAACCCGGCTGCTGGCGATGCGCCACCCTAGCGTGGCCCCGCTCCGCGAGGGAGGCATGGGTGAGGTCGCAAGGCGAGGGGCCCTCCTAAGTCTCCACCTCGAGCGCTAGTGAGGGCGGGGTCCCTCGAGGTCCCTGGGCGGGGGTGCCGCCGGTAGGCCCGTCCGCAACGAGCGTGGAGAGGAACCTTTAGTATATTAGGGAGACGTCGCGCCAGCGGCGCGGACGTGCCCAAGAGGAACCGGACCGATTCGTTCGGAGCCACGTGCGGAGGTCTCTCATGCCGCAGGGACGCGTTTCGATCTCGATGACGTTTGGCGTAATGGCTTGGCTCGTCGTCGCCCCGCGGTTGGCGCACGGCCAGACGCCCGACGAGCTGGCCCAATTTCGTCACCTGAATCACCTCCGCCACCTGCCCGCCGGCCTGGTGGCGGCCGAGCTGCGGGCGGGCGAGGAGGCGGACAACGACGCCGACGACGCCGACCGTCTGCGCGCGATACCCGCGGTGTTCGTGGGGCCGAGCGGCTCCTGTGGGCCGGGCTATCCCGCGGGTGCGAACATCGTGACCGCAGCCTGGATGCGCGGCCTCGGACTCCCCGACGAAGGCCAGCCGAACGCGAACCCGATTGATCCCCGCGACAACCCGGCCAAGAGGAATCCGCGCTTCGGGCTGCTCCTTTCCAAGAATGGCCCCACCCCGGACTGCTCCGCCGCCGTGGCCCGCATCGTGGGGACCGGCCGGAGCTTCACCATTCGCGAGCTGGGCTTCGACTACCGGATGGGCTCGCACTGCGGCGCCGGCGCTCCCCGCTTCAACATCGTGACCACCGACCAGCGGCTCTATTTCGCGGGTTGCCTGGACGGGACCAAGACGCCCGCCCCCCAGGATCCAACCCAGTGGACCCGCATCCGCTTCTCGGCCGACCAAGTCTTCCCGGCCGACCCTGCGTCGCCGCCCTTCGAGTTCGGGGTCACGGAGGTGCGCCGCCTCGTCATCAACTACGACGAAGGCACGGACATTCCGACTCCCGAAGAGCCCAGCGGTGTCGGCCTCGTGGTCCTCGACAACATCGACGTCAATGGTCAGTTGATTACCGCGGCCGGCAAGGTTCGCGAGTGACGCTGGTCGCCTGAACCAGCGCGGCCTCGAGCTCGGTTGGTGACGAAAATACGCTGGTTCGGCGGCGGCTCTCTTCCGGGCGCGGAGCTTCGATGACGCCTCTTCTCGACCCCGCGGCTGTCGGCCGCGGATGGGGTGGGGAGGAGCGGTGAGGCTCCGCGTGTGGAGCCCCGAAAAGGAGGAGAGCGCCCCCTACCTGGCGGAAATCCAGCCCCACCTGTGGCGACACCCGGAGATCGAGCCGGCCGCCGGCGAGGCGGCCGACCTCGACCTTTACCCGATCGGCGACGGCCCCGCCTTCGCCCTCCCCTACCGGGCCGCCTTGCGGCGGCCGGGGGTGGTCCTCCTGCAGGACTGGAACCTTCACGCCCTGGTGCGGGGGGAGACGCGGGAGCGGGGCGGGGTGCGGGGCTATCTGCGGGAGATGCGCCGCTCGGGCGGGGAGAGCGGCACTTTCGTGGCCCGCCAGATCGTGAGGGGCCTGGGCGGCGACCTGCTGCCCGCCCTCTTCCCCCTGAACGATCGCTTGCTGGAGGGGAGCCTGGCCGTGGTGGCTGCGACCGAGCACATCCGCTCTCGGGTCGCGCGCGCCTTGCCCGGCCGGCCCGTCCTCCACTTGCCCTTCCCTTTTCTCGTCCCCCGCCCGGGCGGCTCTCCGCGCGAGCTGGCCCGGCGGGCCCGAGGCCTGGCCGAGCGCGACCTCTTGATCGGCGCCGCCGGGGAGGCGCGGAGCCTGGCCCGCGCCGAGCAGGTCGCGGAACGCCTCCGGGGCGACTTTCCGTCCCTGCGCCTCGAGGTTCTGAGCGCCCCCGACCGGCTCTTTGACCTCGCGGCCGCGGACGTGGTGCTCGCCCTCCATGTCCCCTCGGGAGGGGGCGTCCCCCCGGAGCTGGTGCGCGCCGCCCTCTTGGGGATCCCCGCCCTGGTGAGCGCGGGCACGCCGGCGGAGGAGGAGTTCCCGGAGGGAGCGGTGGTGCCGGTGGATCCGGGACCATCGGAGGCGGCGGAGATCGAGGCCCTGCTCCGGCTCCTCCTCGTGGACCCCTCCCTCCGGCAGGCGATCGGTCGCCTGGCCCGGGAGCACGTGGAGAGCCACTCCCCGCAGCTCCTGGCCGACCGCCTGGCCGTCTTCCTGGCCGGGGTGGAGCGGGGCAAGGAGGCGGCGCTTGGGGCCCTCAACAAGGACCGCGCGGCGGAGGGGAGCCGTCTCGAATACCTCATGGAAGAGGTGCGCTGGGCGGCGCGCGATCTGGGGCTGGCGGGGGCGCGGCTGGGCCTGGAGCCGCTGCTCGCCCCCCTCGGAAAAGACGCCTCGTGAGGGCCCCCGCCCTCTCGGTGGTGATCCCGGCGTTCAACGAGGCGGAGCGGCTCCCGCCCACCCTGAAGCGGCTGAAGGAATACCTGGCCGAAAGGGAAGGGTCCTACGAGATCGTGGTCGTGGACGACGGCTCCACGGACGGGACGGCGGAGCGGGCGCTCGCCGAAGGCGGCGCCTCCGTCAGCGTCGTCCGCAACCCCACGAACCGAGGCAAGGGCTACTCCGTCCGGCGCGGGATGCTGGCCGCGACGGGGGAGCGTCGCCTCATGACGGACGCCGACCTCTCCACTCCCATCGAGGAGCTGTCGCGCCTCGTCGCCCGCATGGACGAGGGCCAGGACATCGTGATCGCCTCCCGGGCCCTTGCTCTGTCCAACGTCGAGGTCCACCAGCCCTTCTACCGCGAGAACATGGGACGTCTCTTCAACCTTCTGGTCCGCCTCCTGGTGGTGGGCGGGCTCCACGACACCCAGTGCGGCTTCAAGCTCTTCACCGCCGCCGCCGCGCAGGAGTGCTTCTCGGCCGCCCTCCTCGACGGCTTCTCCTTCGACGTGGAGACGCTCTTCATCGCCCGGCGGCGGGGCCTCAAGGTCGCGGAGGTTCCCGTGACCTGGCGGAACGACCGGGCCAGCCGGGTCGGCTTCTACCGGGGCTCCCTGGCCTTCCTGGACCTGCTGCGCATCCGCTGGCACGGCCTGCGCGGGCGGTACGGGGCTCAGGGGTTGTAGCGGATCTCCGCCCCCGCGCGGAGCTCCTTGACCCAGGCCTCGATCCTCTCGTCCAGGTCGCGGCGGGTCAGACCCTCTCGCAGCGTCTCCTCCACCTCCGCGAGGGGGGGGGCGGGGCGGCCGCGGTACTCGTCTTCGTAGGCCTGGCGGACGCGTTCGTCCGCGATGCGGATCTGGGCGCGGAAGCGGAAGTTCACGTACTTGAGGATGGCGGCCTGCCGGCGAGCCAAGCGGCGGAGGTCGGCCTCCGCCACCGCGCCTTGAAGGTCGGGCCGCGATTGAAGGAGGCCGCGCAGCGCTTGCTCCTCCTCCTCCGCGCTGACCGCGGCTTGGGGGAGGCGCGCGGCCTCCCGGAACATGAGCCATTCGTCGATGAGCTTCTCGAGGGCCCCCGCGGGATCGAGGCCGAGCACCCGCTCCACCACCCGGACCTCGGTGAGGAGGATCGGCCGGTCGTCCACCACGGCCAGGATCCGCTCCCGCACCTCCGCGCCCGCGGGAACGGCGAGGAGGAGAAGGACGAGCAGGCTAGAACGCATTCCCGACGGTGACGTGGAAGTGGTAGGGGGACTCTCCGGGCATCCGGTTGAGCTTGTACCCCCAATCGAAGCGCAGGGGACCGAAGGAGGTCTTGTAGCGCAGGCCCAGCCCGGCCGTGTAGCGCAGCTCCCCCAGATCCACGTCGGAGACGAGCGGATAGACGTTGCCCACGTCGCTGAAGGCGGCCAGGGAGAGGGAGTGGGTGGCGTCCAGGCGCACCTCGGCGTTGCCGAGGACGAGGGCGTTGCCGCCCGTGGGGTGCAGGGTCCCGTCGGAGGCGGGGGCCAGGGGCCCCGCGAAGTCCACGTCGAACCCCCGCAGGCTGCTGTCGCCGCCCGCGAAGAACCGCTCCGGCAGGGGGAGGAGGAGCGGTTGCCCCGCCCCCATGGTGCGGGCCAGACCCAGCCGCCCGGAGAGGGCGAACACCACCCGGCCCCCCAGCCGCCGATAGCCGGCAGCCTGGAAGAAGCCCTTGAGGAAATCGGCGCCCCCGAGGACATGGGTGGAGAGCTGGATGTCCGCCCCCAGGAAGGCCCCCCGGTGCGGGTCGAGGGGATCGTCCCGGGTGTCGTTGAGGATCGAAGCCGAGGGGCCGGACGCGGTGTAGGAGCGGAACTGGCGGTCGATCACCTCGATCGGGACCTGCACGTTGTAGACCCGGGTCTGCTGGAAGGCGAGGCGCAGGATCAGGTTGAGGCGGCGGGTGAGCGTGCGCGCGGTCTGGGCCTGCCCGCCGAAGCGCGTGTAGGCGAAGCTCGTCCGGTCCTCCTGCTCCCGGTAGCCGGTCACGAACAGGTCCTGCTTGTAGGCCAGGAAGTGCGGCTCCCGATAGCTCAAGAGGAAGCGGTTTCCCAGGAAGCTCGCGCGGGCGTAGGCGGAGAGCGTGCGGTCCAGGCCGAACAGGTTCCGCCGGCTCAACTCCACGCTGCCCCGCAGCCGGTCCTGCTCCGCGTAGCCGATCCCGTAGGCGATCGTGGTGGGGGGGCCTTCCCGCGCCACCACCACCACACTCTGGGGAGAGCCCCCCTCGGGGTCCAGCTCCTGGATGTCCACCCGCTCGAAGATCGCGAGCGTCCCCAGCCGCCGCTGGCTCGTCAGGAGCTTCTGCAGACCTAAGGGCTGGCCCTCCTTCAGGAGCAGCTCGCGCCGCACGACCTCCTCGCGGGTCTGCTCGAGGCCCGCGATCACCAGATGGTCCACCTCCGTGCGGGGTCCGGAAGAGACCCGCAGGGTGATGCGGGCCTCCGTGCGGTCGGCGGAGAAGACCACCTCCGGCCTCACCTCCGCCGTCAAGTAGCCGGCGTTGCGGTAGGCGGTCAGGACCGCGTTGCGCGCGCTGGCCAGCTCCCGCACGCGGTAGGGGGCCCCCTCCTTCAGGCGCAGCTCCCCAAAGCCCTCCCCGGGGGGCAGGGCGGGCGTCGCCTCGATCACGACCTCGCGGACGGTGGTCTTGGGGCCGGGGCGGACCCGGAAGAGGACGCGGGTGGGTCCGCCCCCCTCCGGGGCGTCGTCCTCCACCGCGCGGCTCGCGTAGCCCTCCTCCTCCAGCATCCGGGTGAGGGTGCGCACGTCCTCGTCGAGCAGGCGCTCCTCCAGCGGCTGGCCCGCGCGGGTGCCGAGCAGAGGCTGGGAGAAGGGCGCCCCCTCCACCCGCACGGAGGCCACGGTGTATTGCGGGCCGGGCTGGATCTCGAATACCACCGCTTGGCCCGAGGGGCGGGGCTCCTCGTGGTGCCGGACGGCCACGTTGCGATGCCCCTGGTGGCGGAAATACTCCTCGAGCTGCTCCGTGGCCTGGTCCAGGACGTCGTCCTTCACCTGCCCGTCCCGGATCAGGTCCTCGAGGTGGCGGCGCAGGCCAGCGGAGACGCGTCCGCCCACGACCTCGAGCGTGGTCCAGGCCCCGGGGGTCACCCGGAAGGTCAGGGCCACCCGGGAGGTGGCGGGGTCATAGGCTGGCTCCAACTCCACCGTGGCACGCCAGCGTCCGATCGCGACCAGCTGCTTGCGCATCGCTTCCGCCGCCTTGTCCGCCTCCTCGCGGCGGTAGATCTGGCCGGTGCGCGGCCGCATGAGGTCCTGCAGGGTGCCCGGGGCGGGGCCCCCCACGGACTCGATCAGCGCCTTCCCCACCCGGGCCCGGGGCCCCGCGCGTACACGAAAGAGGGCGTCGGCCCCCGCGAAGGGATCGGCCGCTGAGACGGCGATGGCAATGACACTGGCCTCGAGGTAGCCGTCCTTGGCGAGGGCGAGGCCGGCCTCGGTGGCCGCCTTGTTCAGCCGGTCCTGCCACAGGGGTTCCCCCATGCGGAGCCGGGCCAGCCGCCTCAGCGCGCCCGGGCCGAGCACGCGGTCCCCCTCGACTCGGATCTCCCGCAGCCGGGGAGCGGGCTTGGGCAGGAAGACCACGTCCAGCCCGTCCGGCCGGGAGTGCGTGCCCACCTCCACGTCCTCGAACTCGCCCGTGGCGTACATGAGCTCCACCGCCCGGCGCACGGCGGCGGGGTCGTAGGGCGCGCCCACCTTCAGGTCGATGTAGCGCAGCAGCCTCTCCGGGGCCGGCGCCTCAACAACCAGGGAGCGGATGATCTCGCTTTCCGGGGCGGGGCCCGGGGCGAGGGCGAGAAGGGCGAGGACGGCCAGCGTCATTTGGTGTGTCGGAGCAGGATGTCGAAGCCGAGGCCGTCCAACTGCGATTGGGTGAGGAGGATGGAAAGGCGGTCGGAGAGGGTGTACTCCACGGACAATACCGGACCGTCCACCCCCCGCAGGTCCACGGAATAGAGCACGCTCAGGTCCGCGGTCAAGCGCTTGCCCACGGTGAGGCGGGCGGTGGGGTTGGTGGTGGCCCCCCGCAGCAGCGCGGGGTCGATGGAGAAGCGGTTCAGGCCGAAGACCCGCTCCGCGCCGCGCTCCAGGCCCACCTCTTCGGCCAGCCGGCCCGTGGCCAGGGAGGCCGCCCCCGTGGCCGCCAGCTGCCACTGGGCGGACTGGGCCTGGGTCAGGCTGGCCACCGCGCTCTCGTCCGCCCCCGCCAGGAGGTTGAGGATCTGCAGAGCGGCCAGGGGCGGGTCCGAGGTGAGGGTGGAGTTGATGTTCTTCAAGGTTCCGCCAAGCTTGAGCGTGATCTGGTAGGAGCGGACCCGCGTCTCCGCCTCGATGTTGAAGAGGGGATCCGTCCGTTGGGGATTGGAGAAGACGATGGTCCCCCGGCGGATGACGTAGGTGCGGCCCTGGAAGTACACCCTCCCGCGATCCACCTCCGCCCGGCCCAGGAGCACGGGCGCGTCGAAGGTGCCCTGGACCACGAGGTCGGCCCGCGCCTGGAGGGTGGCGAGGTTGTTGTCGATGTGGAGCGTGCCCGGAGCGCGGACCTTCAAGTCATAGCGCACCCCCTCGCCCAGCGACTCGGGCTGCTCGAAGCCGCCCCCCCCGGACAGGAGCTCGGTGGCCAGGTCGTAGCGTCGGGTCCAAACCGCTTGCTTCACGTCCACGGTGCCCGTGATCCACTGGCGGCTGGCGTCCCCGAAGAGCCTGAGGTCGGCGTCGATCAAGCTGCGCAGCCCCTCCGGGTAGCGCAGGGCCATGTCCCGACCCGAGGGCCGGATGTCGAAGGACTTGAGCTGGCCCGCCGCGTAGGCGGCCTGGCCCTCGAGCTCGACCGCCCCCCCGGCCAGGGTGCCGGTGAGGCCCACGAGCTCCGCCGCGGACTCCGTGAAGCGCACCGTCCCGTGCACGTCGTCGAGGCCGTGGGGGAACCCGCGCACCCGCACCCCCGCCCCTTCGAGGGTGAGGGTGCCCGCGAGCTTGGGGGCCCCGAGCGTGCCCCCCACCTCCACGGCCAGGCGGGCCGCCCCGCGCCCCCGCAGGTTGCGCATGATCACGGAGAGCGTGCGCAGGTCGGCCGCTCCCTTGGCGCCCACGCGGAGGGGACCCTGGCCGAGAAGGTCGGCCCCTCCCTCCACGACCAGGTCCGTCCCCTCCCCCGCCATGTGCACCGCGCGCAGGTCCAGGTGTCCACCGGCCACGGTCACGTGCAGCGGCTCGCGGTTGCGGATCGGGTATTCCGGCAGCTGCACCTGCACCTCGGGGAGGGTGGCGTCCAGGGCGAGGTCGCGGGGCGCGCGCAGGGGGCCGCGGATGTCGAGGCTGCCCGTGGCCACGATGCCGACGAGGGAGGGCAGGGAAGGGAAGGGAGCGCGGAGGAAGGGATCCAGACTCGTGTCCCGGGCCTCCAGACGCAGGGCGCCCTCGTAGGGGGCGTCCGCCCCCACCGTCCCCCCGAGGCTCAGGTCCACGCGTGGAGAGCGGCAGCGCGCGGTCACTGCCAGCCGTCCGTCTCCGGAGCCGGTGAGGGTGGCCTCGAGCGACCCCAGGCCCTCGTCGCCCACGAAGAGTCGCGGCGAAGAGAGCGACCCCCGCAGGCGGGGGCGGGTCAGGGGGCCCTGGAGGGCGATCCGGCCCGAGACCCTCCCCCCGAAATGGATCTGGGGGGTCAGGGGGGGCAGGACCGAGTCCACGTCCACTCCCTCCACCTCCGCGGCCCCGTCGTAGAGGCCGTCGTCGCTCAGGGAGCCTCGGAAGCGCACGCCTCCCCCCCCGATGCGGGCGAGGCCGGAGGTGATCTCGGTCAGGGGACCGCGCCAGCGCGAGACCACGGCCAGGTCCGCATAGGGGATCCCGTAGTACCGCCCCTCCGGGCTCGTCACGCGCGCGGAGCCGTCGGGGGCGCTGCGTCGTCCGCGGATGGTGGCGTCGCCGGAGAGCAGACCACCCAGGTTCAGCTTCCAGTCCAGCGCCTTCGCGACGTCCGCCGCCGGCCAGGCCCGGAGGCGGACGCTCAAGTCGTTGCCGTCGTGAGCCCCGTAGTCGCCGGTCTCGGCCCGGCCGTCCAGCCAGATCTCACCCCCGCCCCGGCGCAGCACGAGGGAGCGCGAGCTCACCGAGTCGGCGTCCAGGACCCCCACCCACTCCGCCCCCCCCCACGCCACGCCCCGGTAGCCGAACTCCTGGCCGGTGAAGCGCCCCCCGAACACCGGCAGCTGCAGCGTTCCCGTCCAGCGGCCGTGGAAGACGCCGCTGCCGCTGACCCCGGCCAGCTCGGGGGCGGGGTTGCCGAGGGCCCGCCGGAGGCGCCGGAGCAGGTCGTCGGTGTCGGCGAGCGCCGTGCTCTCCCCATCCAGGGCCAGGTCGGCGCGGTCGTCGACCTCGATCCGCCCGGAGAGTCGGGCCCGGGTGGCCGGGGTTTTGAGGTCGGCCAGCTCCAGTTTCTCCACCCCCTTTTCCGCGCTCCACTCGACGCGGCCGGAGAGGGGCGTGCGGAGGTCGGCGCGGGGCTCGAGGTCCATGGCGAAGCGCCCCGAAATCTGGCGCGGCTTCCCCTTGGGCCAGCTGACCGCGAAGTCTCCGCTGGTCCCCGCGCCAAGGCCCATCTCGCCCACGTCGAAGATGAGCCGGATCAGGCCTTCCGCGTCCACGCCTCGCAGCGGCCCACTGAGCCGCACCGCCTCCGGCCCGTTGGGCACCTGGATGTCCAGGGTGGCGGTCCCGCCCAGGGCCTCGAGCTGCAAATCGTGGAGGTCGAGGCCGTCGCCGTCGTACTTCAGGAGGCCCCCGAAGCGGGGGACGCTCATGCCCTTGAAGACCCCCCCCGTCCCCTCCGCGCGCCCCTCGATGCGCAGGTGCGAGCCGTCGACGGACAGGAGCCCGTCCCAGCGCGTGGCGCCCTTCAAGCCGAAGCCGGTGCGCATGACGTGGCGGTCCAGCATCTCCAGGTCGACGGGACCGGTGAGCTGGAAGCGGCCCTGCGGCCGCGCGGCCAGGCGGATCTGCCCGTGGTAGGCGAGGTCCGTCCCGGGCGCGCGCAGGTGCGCGGAGGGCACCGTAATCAGCCCCTGGTTAAGGCTGAGGTCGATCTCGGTGCTCATGACCAGGGGGGGAGCGGTGCCGAACTGGAGCTTCCCGGGGCCGAAAGAAACGTTTCCCTCGAGGCCACCCCCTCTCCGCGCAAGGAGCCGACCGTGGAAGTCGGGCAGCTCGAGGTCCAGCGGCACCCGGGCGTGGTCGACAATGAACTCGCCCTGCTGGATGACGACCCGGCTCACGCTCACGTCCAGGCCGCCGCCCCCGCCCCCGTTTCCCATGCTGGGGATGTCGTCGCCCCCCGGCCCCTCGGGAGGGTCGGGGAAAGCGTGGACGCGCACCTTCAGGCCCTCCGCCCGCACCCGGGAGAGGACAAGGCGGCGCCCCCAGAGGGCAGCCAGGCTGGGGGTGACGACGGTGCGCGGGATCTCCAGGAAGGGCGGGGCCTCGGGAGTGTAGCCGCCCACCCGGAGGTCTAGGATCTCCGCCTCCAGGGGGACGAGGTGGAAGCGCACGCTCCCCACCGTGGCCGGACGGTGGAAGAAGCCGGCCAGGCCGGACGCGATCGCGTCGCGGGACCAGCCGGCGAGATGGGCAAAGGCGTAGGCCAGACCGGCCAGGAAAAGGACGGCCAGCAGCAGCAGTCGGCGGCGGCGGGTCAAGGCACCCCCGCCTTCACTCCACGACGACGAGCAGGGCCCCGGTCTCCACCGCTTGGCCCTCGCGCACCAGGAGCTCCTTCACCCGCCCCGCCCGGGTCGCCCGGAGCTCGTTTTCCATCTTCATGGCCTCCACCACCACCAGACCCTGCCCCGCCTCGACCGCCTGGCCAGCCTCGACCAGCAGCCGCACTAGCTTGCCGGGCATGGGCGCGGTGACGCGCACGGGACCGGCCTCGGCTCTGGCCCCGGGGAGAGCCACCCGGCCCGCGGCCAGGAGCTCAACCTCCACAACCTCGTGGTCGAGAACCACGGTGTACCCCCGAGGCGTGGTCAGAAGGCCGACCTCGTAGCTGCGCCCGTCGACGAGCAGGCTCAGGAAGTGGCGCCCCGTCTCCTCGAGGTCCACCTCGAGCGGACGGCCATCGAGGATCACCGTGTAGCGCCCGCTCTTGCCTCGCACCTCCACCCGCAGGGTGCGGCCGTCCACCGCGGCCTCGAACATCATGAGGATGCACTCACCGGGGGCCCCGCTGCGCCTCGCGCAGGCCGGCCTGCCACCAGCTCGAGGGCCCGCCCCGCCCGTCCCCCGCGGGCGCGCGGCCGGCCTGGCGGTCCCGAAAAGCGCGGATGGCGGCGGCCACCACCGCCAGCTCGGAGGCGCGCGCGGGCTCCCGGCCGGCTCCCGCGAAGGCCGTCTGCACGAAGGAGGTGTCGAAGTCCCCGGCCAAGAAAGCCGGGTGCCGCAGAACGCGCTCGAAGAACGGCAGGGTGGTCTTGGGGCCCAGGATCTTGTACTCGGAGAGGGCCCTTCGCATTCGCGCAAGCGCGTCCTCGCGGTCGCTCCCGTGGGCCACGAGCTTGGAGAGAAGGGGGTCGTAGTGGATGGGCACCTCGTACCCCTCGTAGATCCCGGAGTCGTCGCGCACCCCGGGGCCGCCGGGCACCCGCAGTCCGAGAATCCGCCCCGGGCTGGGCAGGAAGCCCGCGTCCGGATCCTCGGCGTAGACCCGGCACTCGATCGCGTGTCCGCGCTGTCTCAGGTCCTCCTGCCGGAAGGGAAGACGCTCCCCGGCCGCCACGCGGATCTGGAGCTTCACCAGGTCCTCGCCCGTCACCATCTCCGTCACCGGGTGCTCGACCTGAAGGCGGGTGTTCATCTCCAGGAAAAAGGGGTTGCGGTCCGCGTCTACCAGGAACTCGATCGTCCCGGCGTTGCGGTAGCCGACCCGCCTCACCAGGGCCACCGCCAGCTCTCCCATCCGCGCCCGCAGCTCGGGGGTGACGAAGGGGGAGGGGCTCTCCTCGATCACCTTCTGGTGGCGCCGCTGGATGGAGCACTCCCGCTCGAAGAGGTGAACGGCGTTGCCGTGGTGGTCGGCCAGGATCTGGATCTCGATGTGCCGGGGCTTGAGGATGGCCTTCTCAAGGTAGAGGGCGTCGTCTCCGAAGGCGTTCTTGGCCTCGCTGCGGGCGCGGGCGGCGGCCGCGCTGAGGTCGGCCTCCCTCTCCACCAGGCGCAAGCCCTTGCCCCCGCCCCCCGCCGCCGCCTTCAGCATGACGGGGAAGCCGATCTTGGCCGCCTCCGCCCGGATGGTGGCGTCGTCGGGGATAGGGGTGAGCGTCCCCGGAACCACCGGCACCCCCGCCTCCTTCGCCGCGCGGCGGGCCGAGGTCTTCTCGCCCATGAGGGCAATGGTCTCGCTGCGGGGCCCGATGAAAACGAGGCCGGCCTC
Proteins encoded:
- a CDS encoding dolichyl-phosphate beta-glucosyltransferase — translated: MRAPALSVVIPAFNEAERLPPTLKRLKEYLAEREGSYEIVVVDDGSTDGTAERALAEGGASVSVVRNPTNRGKGYSVRRGMLAATGERRLMTDADLSTPIEELSRLVARMDEGQDIVIASRALALSNVEVHQPFYRENMGRLFNLLVRLLVVGGLHDTQCGFKLFTAAAAQECFSAALLDGFSFDVETLFIARRRGLKVAEVPVTWRNDRASRVGFYRGSLAFLDLLRIRWHGLRGRYGAQGL
- a CDS encoding BamA/TamA family outer membrane protein; protein product: MTLAVLALLALAPGPAPESEIIRSLVVEAPAPERLLRYIDLKVGAPYDPAAVRRAVELMYATGEFEDVEVGTHSRPDGLDVVFLPKPAPRLREIRVEGDRVLGPGALRRLARLRMGEPLWQDRLNKAATEAGLALAKDGYLEASVIAIAVSAADPFAGADALFRVRAGPRARVGKALIESVGGPAPGTLQDLMRPRTGQIYRREEADKAAEAMRKQLVAIGRWRATVELEPAYDPATSRVALTFRVTPGAWTTLEVVGGRVSAGLRRHLEDLIRDGQVKDDVLDQATEQLEEYFRHQGHRNVAVRHHEEPRPSGQAVVFEIQPGPQYTVASVRVEGAPFSQPLLGTRAGQPLEERLLDEDVRTLTRMLEEEGYASRAVEDDAPEGGGPTRVLFRVRPGPKTTVREVVIEATPALPPGEGFGELRLKEGAPYRVRELASARNAVLTAYRNAGYLTAEVRPEVVFSADRTEARITLRVSSGPRTEVDHLVIAGLEQTREEVVRRELLLKEGQPLGLQKLLTSQRRLGTLAIFERVDIQELDPEGGSPQSVVVVAREGPPTTIAYGIGYAEQDRLRGSVELSRRNLFGLDRTLSAYARASFLGNRFLLSYREPHFLAYKQDLFVTGYREQEDRTSFAYTRFGGQAQTARTLTRRLNLILRLAFQQTRVYNVQVPIEVIDRQFRSYTASGPSASILNDTRDDPLDPHRGAFLGADIQLSTHVLGGADFLKGFFQAAGYRRLGGRVVFALSGRLGLARTMGAGQPLLLPLPERFFAGGDSSLRGFDVDFAGPLAPASDGTLHPTGGNALVLGNAEVRLDATHSLSLAAFSDVGNVYPLVSDVDLGELRYTAGLGLRYKTSFGPLRFDWGYKLNRMPGESPYHFHVTVGNAF
- a CDS encoding translocation/assembly module TamB domain-containing protein, with product MTRRRRLLLLAVLFLAGLAYAFAHLAGWSRDAIASGLAGFFHRPATVGSVRFHLVPLEAEILDLRVGGYTPEAPPFLEIPRTVVTPSLAALWGRRLVLSRVRAEGLKVRVHAFPDPPEGPGGDDIPSMGNGGGGGGLDVSVSRVVIQQGEFIVDHARVPLDLELPDFHGRLLARRGGGLEGNVSFGPGKLQFGTAPPLVMSTEIDLSLNQGLITVPSAHLRAPGTDLAYHGQIRLAARPQGRFQLTGPVDLEMLDRHVMRTGFGLKGATRWDGLLSVDGSHLRIEGRAEGTGGVFKGMSVPRFGGLLKYDGDGLDLHDLQLEALGGTATLDIQVPNGPEAVRLSGPLRGVDAEGLIRLIFDVGEMGLGAGTSGDFAVSWPKGKPRQISGRFAMDLEPRADLRTPLSGRVEWSAEKGVEKLELADLKTPATRARLSGRIEVDDRADLALDGESTALADTDDLLRRLRRALGNPAPELAGVSGSGVFHGRWTGTLQLPVFGGRFTGQEFGYRGVAWGGAEWVGVLDADSVSSRSLVLRRGGGEIWLDGRAETGDYGAHDGNDLSVRLRAWPAADVAKALDWKLNLGGLLSGDATIRGRRSAPDGSARVTSPEGRYYGIPYADLAVVSRWRGPLTEITSGLARIGGGGVRFRGSLSDDGLYDGAAEVEGVDVDSVLPPLTPQIHFGGRVSGRIALQGPLTRPRLRGSLSSPRLFVGDEGLGSLEATLTGSGDGRLAVTARCRSPRVDLSLGGTVGADAPYEGALRLEARDTSLDPFLRAPFPSLPSLVGIVATGSLDIRGPLRAPRDLALDATLPEVQVQLPEYPIRNREPLHVTVAGGHLDLRAVHMAGEGTDLVVEGGADLLGQGPLRVGAKGAADLRTLSVIMRNLRGRGAARLAVEVGGTLGAPKLAGTLTLEGAGVRVRGFPHGLDDVHGTVRFTESAAELVGLTGTLAGGAVELEGQAAYAAGQLKSFDIRPSGRDMALRYPEGLRSLIDADLRLFGDASRQWITGTVDVKQAVWTRRYDLATELLSGGGGFEQPESLGEGVRYDLKVRAPGTLHIDNNLATLQARADLVVQGTFDAPVLLGRAEVDRGRVYFQGRTYVIRRGTIVFSNPQRTDPLFNIEAETRVRSYQITLKLGGTLKNINSTLTSDPPLAALQILNLLAGADESAVASLTQAQSAQWQLAATGAASLATGRLAEEVGLERGAERVFGLNRFSIDPALLRGATTNPTARLTVGKRLTADLSVLYSVDLRGVDGPVLSVEYTLSDRLSILLTQSQLDGLGFDILLRHTK
- a CDS encoding biotin/lipoyl-containing protein, which translates into the protein MMFEAAVDGRTLRVEVRGKSGRYTVILDGRPLEVDLEETGRHFLSLLVDGRSYEVGLLTTPRGYTVVLDHEVVEVELLAAGRVALPGARAEAGPVRVTAPMPGKLVRLLVEAGQAVEAGQGLVVVEAMKMENELRATRAGRVKELLVREGQAVETGALLVVVE
- a CDS encoding acetyl-CoA carboxylase biotin carboxylase subunit; this encodes MKPPFKKILVANRGEIAVRVIRACREMGIASVAVYSEADRAALHVQRADEAHPVGGAPSRESYLRGERVLEAARKTGAEAIHPGYGFLAENAAFARACEEAGLVFIGPRSETIALMGEKTSARRAAKEAGVPVVPGTLTPIPDDATIRAEAAKIGFPVMLKAAAGGGGKGLRLVEREADLSAAAARARSEAKNAFGDDALYLEKAILKPRHIEIQILADHHGNAVHLFERECSIQRRHQKVIEESPSPFVTPELRARMGELAVALVRRVGYRNAGTIEFLVDADRNPFFLEMNTRLQVEHPVTEMVTGEDLVKLQIRVAAGERLPFRQEDLRQRGHAIECRVYAEDPDAGFLPSPGRILGLRVPGGPGVRDDSGIYEGYEVPIHYDPLLSKLVAHGSDREDALARMRRALSEYKILGPKTTLPFFERVLRHPAFLAGDFDTSFVQTAFAGAGREPARASELAVVAAAIRAFRDRQAGRAPAGDGRGGPSSWWQAGLREAQRGPR